In the genome of Mucilaginibacter sp. 14171R-50, the window CCTGCCCACATCACCGCTAAAAGTTATCCGGGTTTCTCTGGCATCCTCTAAAACGGTAATATGTACCGCGGCGCTGCCAAGCACATGGCCGGCATCCGTAAACTTGAATTTAAGGCGCGGTGTAATGGCGTACTCTTCATGATAGTCAACTATCTTAAACAACCCCAGCGCTGCTATAGCATCATCTTCTGTGTATAAGGCCTCAAGCAGCGGCTGCCCCTTGCGCGCCCGGTGCTTGTTGCTGTACTCCACATCCTGCATTTGTATCTTGGCCGAATCCATCAGTAGGATCCGGGCCAGGTCCATGGTTGCCGCAGTGCAAAATATCTGCCCCTCAAAACCTTCTTTTACCAAACGGGGTATCAGCCCGCAATGATCGATATGCGCATGCGATAAAATAAGATAGTCGACTTTTTTGGGGTTAAACCCAAAGTGTTCGTTCATGTCCTCGGTTTGTTCGCCAAGGCCCTGAAACATGCCACAATCTAAAAGTACGCTTGTGCCATCCTGTAAGCGTAGTAAATGTTTGCTGCCGGTTACATTACGGGCGGCTCCGTGAAAGGTGATATCCATTGATAATTAGTTGTGATAGACAACCAAATAGACAAATAAAAGTTTATTCAAAAATAAACTAAACATTTAGTTGTTATTTTGATTTATATGATATACCTTAGCTTTACAGATAATAATCATCTTAAGTAAATGGAAATAAAAGATTTAACCCGGGCCGAAGAGCAGATTATGCAGGTGTTGTGGCAGCTGGAAAAAGGATTTGTAAAAGATGTTTTAGATGTTTTGCCCGAGCCGAAACCCGCTTATAACACCGTATCAACCATTATCAGAATTTTAGAGACCAAAGGGTTTGTAGACCATAACGCTTTTGGCAAGAGCCACGAATATTACCCGGTTGTAAGCAAAGAAGATTATAAGAACTTCGCGGCCGAAAAATTACTTACCGGATATTTTGATAACTCGGTGAACAGGATATTGTCGTTTTTTGTGAAAAAGGAGAAAATAAACCTGAAGGAGGCCGATGAGATCATGAAACTGATTGAGAAACTTAAAGATAAATAGTTATGAACTGGTGGCATTATTTATTGCTGGTAAATATTTACCTCACGCTGTTTTTCGGGTTCTATTCGTTAATGCTGCGTCGCGAAACGTTTTTTCAGCTAAACCGCATTTACCTGGTTGGTACGGCCATACTTTCGTTTTTTATTCCGCTTATACAAAGCGATTGGGTTAAAAGCTTATTTATTACGCAGCAGGTACAGTACACCATATACGGCAGCAATGCCATCACCATAACAGATATAGCGCCTATAAAAGATAACCCTGTTACCGTTGGGCAGGTATTACTGGTACTTTATACGCTGGGCGTAATAGCTTTAGCTGTAAAATTAGCAGTACAGTTAATAATACTAAGGCGGATAATTAAAGACCCCGCCCCATCGGCATCTTACTCTTTTTTTAACAAGATAAAAGTTAACGAAGGGATAAGCGGTAAGGATGTGATACAAAACCACGAAATGGTGCATGCCCGGCAGTTCCACTCGGCCGATGTGCTGATCATAGAAGCGGTAATGATCATCAATTGGTTCAACCCCGTTGTGTACCTGTACCGCTTTGCTATAAAACATGTGCACGAATATATAGCCGATATGCACACGCTTAAAGCTGGCACCAGCAAAACCGATTACGCGTTATTGCTGCTAAGCCAAACCTTTGATACCACCACACACAGCTTGGTTACGCCGTTTTTTAACCATAGCCTTTTAAAAAAGCGCATTATGATGTTACAAAAAAACAGATCGCAACGCATAAAACTGATTAAATATGGCTTATCGGCCCCCTTATTTATATTAATGCTGATATTATCGTCGGCAACTATAAGCAATAGCAAGGCTGTTGAAACCATACACGACAAAGCCGCGGAGGTATTTGCCAGCCCTGCCAAAGCCGTACTGGCAGATACCACCTACAAAACCACCATAATTACATTCGACCCAAAGACCGATAAATTACCTGCTGATACTATTCCGAAGGAAAATAAGACGCAGGTTTTTACCGCGGTTGAGCATTCGCCAGGATTTCCCGGTGGTCAGGCAGCTTTTAGCCGTTTCCTAAGTAAAAATCTTAAATATCCTGCCGAGGCACGCAAAAATAAGGTTGAGGGTCGCGTAGTTGTAAATTTCGTGGTTGAAACTGATGGGTCGTTAAGCGATATCAGAGTGTTACGGGGGGTAGGCAGCGGTACCGATGAAGAAGCAGTAAGGGTGCTAAAAACATCGCCGAAATGGAAACCGGGGGTACAGAACGGCAGAAAGGTGCGCGTACAGTATACTGTGCCTATTACTTTTTCCCTGGGCAATAAACTAACATCAACAGGCGAGCCGGCAAGCAGCGAGGGTAGCCCGGTATTTACCGCGGTTGAACAATCGCCGGTTTTCCCCGGAGGCGACAAGGCTTTCAGCGAGTGGCTGGGCAAAAACGTTAAATATCCTAAACCGGCGCGGGATGCGAATATTCAGGGCAGGGTTATCGTAACCTTTGTGGTAGAGAAGGACGGATCGTTAAGCGGAATACGGGTGATAAGAGGTGTAAGCCCCGATATTGACAAAGAAGCGCTTAGGGTAATGAACCTTAGCCCGGCCTGGAGGCCCGGCCTGCAAAACGGGCATACAGTTAGGGTTGCGTATAGCCTGCCTATAAATTTTTCGTTGGCGGTTGATGATGAAAAAGAAACAAAAACAGGTTATGTACCTTATGCCGCGCCTGATAATGCTTTAGATACCAACCAGGTAACACCGTTGATAAAGGTGCGCAACGGCTATGGCACCGTACCATTATATGTGCTTAACGGCAAAATAATTAAACAGGAGGAAATGTCGGTATTGCCGGCTAACGAAATAGAGAGTATAACGGTTTTAAAGGATAGATCAGCAATAAGCCTTTACGGCAAAAATGGTGAGAATGGAGTTATACTTATAACAACCAAAAAGAAAAAGATTAATATTAAATAAGTAAAGTCAGTATAGTTTAAAACGGCCGGGCTGTTATACAGCCTGGCTTTTTAGGTTAAAGATCGGAGCCTTCGGCTTTGGCCTGTTCCTGCTCGCGCAGGTTGCGCATAATTTTAGTGAAGCCGCGGTGATGTCCTTCTTCATCAAACAGCGGGAAAACCAGGCCGCTTCCCCAAAAACGCGAACCATTTTTACGTACATGATAACGCTCGTCAATAGCGCGGCCATCATTTAGGGCTGTTACAAGCTCGTGGGCGGGCGCGCCTTTGGCAACATCTTCGGGGGTGAAAAAAACATCGGCGCATAACCCCATAGCTTCATTTTCGGTATAACCTAAAACCCGTTCGGCACCACTGTTCCAGCTATTAACGTCGCCATTTTTGTCGGTGGTAAACACCGCGTAATCCTCAAGGCTATCCAGCACCTGCCTGAAAAAATCTTCGCTCATCCTAAAGTAGCTGTCCTCAAAAACATCTTCACCGGTTATTTGCTG includes:
- a CDS encoding M56 family metallopeptidase, encoding MNWWHYLLLVNIYLTLFFGFYSLMLRRETFFQLNRIYLVGTAILSFFIPLIQSDWVKSLFITQQVQYTIYGSNAITITDIAPIKDNPVTVGQVLLVLYTLGVIALAVKLAVQLIILRRIIKDPAPSASYSFFNKIKVNEGISGKDVIQNHEMVHARQFHSADVLIIEAVMIINWFNPVVYLYRFAIKHVHEYIADMHTLKAGTSKTDYALLLLSQTFDTTTHSLVTPFFNHSLLKKRIMMLQKNRSQRIKLIKYGLSAPLFILMLILSSATISNSKAVETIHDKAAEVFASPAKAVLADTTYKTTIITFDPKTDKLPADTIPKENKTQVFTAVEHSPGFPGGQAAFSRFLSKNLKYPAEARKNKVEGRVVVNFVVETDGSLSDIRVLRGVGSGTDEEAVRVLKTSPKWKPGVQNGRKVRVQYTVPITFSLGNKLTSTGEPASSEGSPVFTAVEQSPVFPGGDKAFSEWLGKNVKYPKPARDANIQGRVIVTFVVEKDGSLSGIRVIRGVSPDIDKEALRVMNLSPAWRPGLQNGHTVRVAYSLPINFSLAVDDEKETKTGYVPYAAPDNALDTNQVTPLIKVRNGYGTVPLYVLNGKIIKQEEMSVLPANEIESITVLKDRSAISLYGKNGENGVILITTKKKKINIK
- a CDS encoding PAS domain S-box protein, translating into MKIPFTPQLLGDLIEKGYTHVLASTVADGHTNLVLKPVREKPKLNNLPSGFETFYKITREPMQMACGVEDVIIEVDYATLNQQITGEDVFEDSYFRMSEDFFRQVLDSLEDYAVFTTDKNGDVNSWNSGAERVLGYTENEAMGLCADVFFTPEDVAKGAPAHELVTALNDGRAIDERYHVRKNGSRFWGSGLVFPLFDEEGHHRGFTKIMRNLREQEQAKAEGSDL
- a CDS encoding BlaI/MecI/CopY family transcriptional regulator, which encodes MEIKDLTRAEEQIMQVLWQLEKGFVKDVLDVLPEPKPAYNTVSTIIRILETKGFVDHNAFGKSHEYYPVVSKEDYKNFAAEKLLTGYFDNSVNRILSFFVKKEKINLKEADEIMKLIEKLKDK